Sequence from the Amycolatopsis sp. NBC_00345 genome:
TCGCTATTCTGCCGGTTCTTTGCGCCCCAATGTGGCGTTGGTTGCGTTGGACGCACCCAATGTGGCGTTCGGTGCGCTGGACGCACCGAACGCCACATTGGGGCGCTCTGAGCTTCAGCCCACCTGCAGGTCGATGCAGGAGTAGAACGCGTTCGCCGTGTCCGCGATGTTCCACACGGCCAGCACGGTCTGCCGTCCGGTGTGGCCGCTCAGGTCCACCTGGTGCGAGACGGTCTCCGGCGGCTGCTGGTTGTGGCCGTCGAAGCTGGCGACGAGGTCGTTGCCGACGTAGTACTCGTAGCTGGCGGTGCTGTGCCGGGCGGTGAACGTCCAGTCGAACGTCGCCGTGGTGCCCACCGGGGTGGCCTGCCAGCCCTTGCTGTCGTCGTTGAGGTCGGCGAACTGCGCCAGCCCGCCGTTGCAGCTGTGCAGGCCCTTGGGGCCTTCGACGCTCTGGGGCTCGTAGGTGATCTCGCCGCACGAGACCGTGTGCTGGGCGCACTGCGCCTGCCGGCTCGCGGGGGAGTTGACGTAGCCGTGCGCGCTCGCGATGCCGGCCGGGCTGACCAGGACGAGCACCGGCGCGAGCACCGCGCCCGCGAGTGCGGCGACCAGTTTCCGGTTCGCTTTCATACCAGCTCCTTCGGGGAAGGCTCGCTTCCCGCCACGGCGTTGTGGCACGGCGGAACAACGGCACCGGGCCGGATCATCGAGGGTGCCGGGGCGGGAAGGTGCTCGAGCGAAGGGAATTTGTGGTCTAGACCATACGCCAGTTGGTCGCGAAAGGTCAACGGGTTGCAAAGTATCCCCATTTGTTGGTAAGAAGCCAACCAAGGGAGGCTTGTGGACGGCGGGCTCGACGAGGCCGGCACGTCCACAAAGGACGATATTCGGCGGGGTCAGTTCTCCAGCAGGGTGCGCAGCGTCCGGCGGAACTGGGCCGACGCACTCGGGCTGATCGCCGCGAGGAACGTCTTCTCGGCTTTCCGGTAGGCGACCGTCGCGGCATCGTAGGTCGTCAACCCCGGTTCGGTGAGTTCGACGACGTTCCGGCGCCGGTCGGCCGGATCCGGTCGCCGCCGGACGATGCCCTTGTCCTCGAGCGCGTCCAGCAGCGCGACCATCGTCGTGCGGTCGATGCCGAGCGTCTGTGCCACCTGTAACTGGGACGCCGGTTCCCGGTGGGCCAGTACCCGCAGCGCCCCGAAGTCCTTGCCGTCGATCCCGAACGGGGCGAGTGCCGCGTCCGTCAGCGCCGCGAACTTCAGGTGGGCGTGCTTGAGGAGGTAGGCCAGGACGTCGTGCAGGTCGGTGCCGGGGCTCGCTTCGGTGGACACGGGCACCAGCTTACGCTTAAGCTGATTGTCAGTAGTGCTGACGATCAGCTCTGCGACCAATGAAAGGCACGACATGATCCTCGTTACCGGGGGCCTCGGTTTCATCGGCTCCCACACGGTCCGCGCGCTCGCCGAGGCCGGTGAGGAGTGCGTCCTCCTCCAGCGCCGCAGCCCGCAGCTCCCGCCGCACCTCGCCGGCTTGCCGGTGCACGTCGTCCAGGGCGACGTCGCCGACCTCGACGCCCTGCTCGCCGCCGGCAAGCAGTACCCGATCACCGGGATCGTCCACCTTGCCACCGCCCTGCCGTGGAAAACCACGGAGGCGGACCCGATCACCGGCACCGGCCGGGCGCTCGAGGCGTTCCTCAACATCGTCCGCGCCGCACAGACCCTGGGTGTGCGCCGCGTCGTGACCGCGAGCACCATCGGCGTCTACCACGGCGCGGCCGAGGGGCCGCTCACCGAGGACCAGCCGCTCTCCTTCGACTACCGCCACGTCATCCCGACGTTCAAGAAGATCACCGAGCTGCTCGCCGGCCACCTCTCGCGCGTGACCGACGTCGAGATCGTCAACGCCCGGATCTCCGGCACCTGGGGCCCCGGAGGACACCTGCCCGACCCCTTCTTCGCCGCCTCGACGCTGGCGCTGGCCGCCGCGCGGCGAACCGAACCCGATCTGTCCGGGCTCCTCGCGCCGCCGCACGTCGAGGACTCGCTCGATCTGCTCTACGTCAAGGACACCGGTCGCGCGCTGGCGCTTCTGCAGCTCGCCGGCGAGCTGCACCACTCGACGTATAACGTCGCTTCCGGTCGTGCCACGAGCAACGCCGACGTCATCGCCGCGATCGAGTCCGCCGAGCCCGGCTTCCACTTCGAGCTGCCCTCGGCCGGCGCGCGCCCGGTGACCTGGCTCGACATCACGCGGCTGCGCGAGGACACCGGATTCGAACCCCGGTACGACACCGCCGCCGCGGCCGCCGAGTACATCGCCTGGCTCCGCGCCGGAAACGAGCGGTGAACTCCGACGGGCCTCACCCCCGCCCGCCCGACAGCAGCTCGAACGCCTGCCACATCCCGGCGTACCGGCCGTCGCGGGCGAGCAGCTCGTCGTGGCTGCCGATCTCGGCGACGCGGCCGCGGTCGAGCACCACGATCCGGTCGGCGGCGCGGGCGGTCTGCAGGCGGTGCGCGATGACGATCGTGGTGCGGCCGTGGGCGAGGGTCTGCATGGCCTCGGCCACCCGGGCCTCCGCGGCGAGGTCGAGGTTGGACGTCGCCTCGTCCAGCAGCAGGATCGCCGGGTCGACGAGCTGGGCGCGGGCGAGTGCCAGCAACTGGCGCTGCCCGGCCGAAAGCGACCGGCCGCGCTCGGCGATCTCGTGCCGGTAGCCCCCGGACAGCGACGCGACGAAGTCGTGCGCGCCGACCGCTCGTGCGGCCGCTTCCACCTCCGCGTCGGTGGCGTCCGCCCGGCCGTAGGCGATGTTGTCGCGGACGGTGCCGGTGAACAGGAACGCCTCCTGCGGCACGTAGCCCAGCTGGCCGCGGTAGCCGGCGAGGTCGAGCGAACGCAGGTCGTGGCCGTCGACCCGGACGGCGCCGGAGTCCGGGTCGTAGAACCGGGACAGCAGCTTGATCACGGTGGACTTGCCCGCGCCGGTCTCGCCGACGAGCGCCACCGTCTCGCCCGCGGCGATCGTCAGGTCGACCTCGCGCAGCGCCTCCGGCGGCTTGGCCCCGGGGGCGAGTGAGCCCGCCATCAGCCGCGGGTCGGCGGGGCCGCGGCGCTCGCCGGTGGGCCGCGCCGGCGCGGCCGGGTAGGAGAACCGGACGTCGCTGAAGGTGATCTCGCCGCGCAGCCGGCCCGGGTCGAGCGGCGTGGCGGCGGGCGGGGTGAGCGTCTCCAGCCGCATCAGCTCGGCGATGCGGCTGACGGAGATCCGCGTCTGCAGCCACGAGTCGAACACCTGCGAGAGCTGCTGGATCGGGGAGAAGAACAGGTCGATGTAGAGGATGAACGCGATCAGCGCGCCCGCCGTCAGGTGGCCGGAGTGGATCATCCCGGCGCCGACGCCGAGCACGATCGCGTCGGCGCCCGCGGAGAGGAACTGCACGAACGGGAAGTAGGTGGCCGCCAGCCGCTGGGCGGAGAACCGCGAGTCGAGGTAGTCACGGCCGAGCCGGCGGAACCGGCGCACCGTCTCGTCTTCGTGCGCGAATGCCTGCGACTCGCGCACGCCCGACAGGCTCTCCTGGAAGTCCGCGTTGACGATCGCGACGCGGTCGCGGGCCACGTCGTACAGCTTGGCCGCGCGGCGGCGGAAGATCACCGTCGCGATCGCCAGCGGCACCACCACGGCCAGCGTGCACAGGCCCAGCTCCGGGTTCACCACGACCAGCGTGACCCCGACCCCGGCGAAGGTGACCAGCGCGACCAGCGCCGAGAGCAGCCCGTTTTCGATCAGCGACTCGAACTGGTCGACGTCGGTGGTCATCCGGGTCATGATCCGGCCGGCCATCTCGCGCTCGTAGTAGTCGAGCGAGAGGCGTTGCAGCTGCGCCCAGATCCGGATCCGCAGCGACAGCATCACCCGCTGCGCGGTCCGCCCGGTCACGAACGTCTCGGCGACCTCGTCCAGCAGCGCGGCGAGCGTGATCACCAGGAACAGCCCGGAGGCGGTGAACAGCACCACCTGCGAGCCCTGCAGCACGCCGTTGTCGATGCCGGTCTTCACGAACACCGGCCCGACCACGGACGCGACGGCGTCGGCGACCACCAGCAGCAGGCCGAACAGCAGCGGCAGGCGGAACTGGCGCAGGATCGTGCCGAGCGAGAACCCGCGCTGCTGCTTGGACTCTTCGGCCAGGTCGACGTCGGCGAAGTCCCGGATCGGCTTCAGCTCGTCGACGCGGGCGAGCAGTTCCGGCGTCGGCGGCAGCGCGCTGCGCCAGCTGCCGCCCGCCGAGCCGCCCAGCCCGGCGCCGAGGCTCGGCGCGTGCGTGTTCGCGGTGGCGAGCCGCTGGCCGTTGCCTTGCGGCGCAGGGGTTTGCCAGGCGGATTCGGTGATCGTGCTCAGTGCTTCGATGCGGTCGCCGACCTTTTCCGCGGCCGCCTCGTCCAGCCCGGTCAGCAGGCTTCGGTAGAGGGCGCTGCGTTTCAGCAGCTCCTCGTGGGTGCCCTGGTCGGCGACCACGCCGCCGTCCAGCACCACCACGCGGTCGGCCAGGTGCAGCGTCGAACGGCGGTGGGCGACGAGCAGGGTGGTGCGCCCGGACAGCACCGTGCGCAGGGACGCGTTGATCGACTCCTCGGTGTTCGCGTCGACGGCGCTGGTGGCGTCGTCCAGCACCAGGATCCGCGGGTCGGTGAGGATCGCGCGGGCCAGCGCGATCCGTTGCCGCTGCCCGCCGGACAGCGACAGGCCGCGTTCGCCGACCACTGTGTTGTACCCCTGGGGGAGCGCGGAGACGAAGCCGTGGGCCTCGGCCACTTCCGCGGCGGCGATGACCTCCTCGTCGGTGGCGCCGGGACGGCCGTAAGCGATGTTGGCGCGGATGCTGTCGGAGAACAGGAAACTCTCCTCGAACACCACGCCGACCTGTGAGCGCAAGGACTGCAGCTTCAGCGAACGGACGTCGTGGCCGTCCACCAGCACCGCGCCGGAGCCCGGGTCGTGGAAGCGGGAGACGAGCATCGTCGCGGTCGTCTTGCCGCTGCCGCTCGGGCCGATCAGCGCGACGCGCTCGCCGGCGCCGATGTGGAGGTCGAAGCCGCGCAGTACTTCCGCGTCGCCGGAGTATCCGAAGTGGACGTTGTCGAAGCGGATCTCGCCCCGGGCGGGCGGCAGCTCCACCGCGTCCGGCGGGTCGGCGATGGCGGGCGGCAGGTCGAGCAGCTGGAAGATCCGCTCGACGCCGGCGCGCGCCTGCTGCCCGATCGACAGCACCGCGGCGAGCTGCCGCGCGGGCGCCATCATCTGCCCGACGTAGGTGGAGAAGGCGAGGAACGTGCCGAGGCTCAGTTCGTGGCGCAGCGCCAGCCAGCCGCCGAACACCAGGATCGCCACCTGCCCGAGCGACGGGATCGCCTGCAGCAGCGGCTGGAACCGCGCCTGCAGCCGGACCGCGCGCAGCTGCGTGCCGTAGAGGTCGCCCGCGGTGTCCGCGACGCGCTTGAGCTCACGGTCCTCCTGGCCGAACGCCTTCACCACGCGGACGCCGTTCACGTCCTCGTCGACGATCTGCACCAGGTCGCCCTCGCGCTGCTGCGCGGCCCAGGTCGCCGGGAAGATGCGCAGCCGCATCCGGTACGACACGACCAGCAGCAGGGGCACGACCACCAGGCTGACCAGCGCGAGCAGTGGCGAGAGGACGAGCATCACGCCGAGGGAGAGCAGCAACAGCAGGATGTTGCCGCTCAGGATCGGCAGCAGCCCGAGCAGGCCCTGCACCAGCGCGGAGTCCGACGTCGCCCGCGCGACCAGCTGCCCGGTCGGCATCCGGTCGAGGTTGGTGAAGTCCATCCGCTGCAGGTGGGCGTGCATCTCGTTGCGCAGGTCGTACTGCACGGCCAGCGCCACCCGCCCGCCGCGGTAGCGCCGCTGGTAGGCGAACACGAAGGCGGCCGCGGCGACCACGAGCAGCGCGACCAGCCACGGCCACAGCTCGGCCTTGTCACCGAGGATCACGTCGTCGACGATCTGGCGCTCCAGCAGCGGCACCACGGCCTGGCACGCGCTGCCGAGCACGGCGGCGCCGAGCGCGATCACCAGCTCCCGCCGGTGCCGCAGCACGTAGCCGCCGAGCCGGCGCAGCCAGCGCGGCTTCTCCGCCGGGTTGCCCGTTTTCGTGCCTGCCTGCGAGGTGGTGGTGTCGGTGCTCACCGGGGCTGGGTCATCGTTTTGGTTTCCGCCTTCTCTGCCATGACTTCGTCGATCGCCGAGCCGAGCCGCACCAGCGTCTCCAGTAGCTGGGCGCCGTCCGGGGTGCGCGCGGCCAGGCCGGTGACGCGCTCGACCATCTCGGCCTCAGTCCGGGCCAGCAGCTCCTCGCCCGACGGGGTCAGCGAGAGCGCGGTCGCCCGCTGGTCGCCGTCGACCTCGCCGCGCACCAGGAGGCCGCGTTTCGTCAGCGCGTCCACGGCCGCGCTGATCGCCGGACGCCCGAGCGCGAGCCGTTGCGCCACACGGGAAGCGCGCTCGTCCCCTGAAGCGATGGCGGACAGCACGCGGTAGTGCGCGAGGTTCAGGTCGGCGGACGAGCGCTCCAGCACGCGCGAGGCGCGGGCGA
This genomic interval carries:
- a CDS encoding lytic polysaccharide monooxygenase auxiliary activity family 9 protein: MKANRKLVAALAGAVLAPVLVLVSPAGIASAHGYVNSPASRQAQCAQHTVSCGEITYEPQSVEGPKGLHSCNGGLAQFADLNDDSKGWQATPVGTTATFDWTFTARHSTASYEYYVGNDLVASFDGHNQQPPETVSHQVDLSGHTGRQTVLAVWNIADTANAFYSCIDLQVG
- a CDS encoding MarR family winged helix-turn-helix transcriptional regulator, whose translation is MSTEASPGTDLHDVLAYLLKHAHLKFAALTDAALAPFGIDGKDFGALRVLAHREPASQLQVAQTLGIDRTTMVALLDALEDKGIVRRRPDPADRRRNVVELTEPGLTTYDAATVAYRKAEKTFLAAISPSASAQFRRTLRTLLEN
- a CDS encoding NAD-dependent epimerase/dehydratase family protein — its product is MILVTGGLGFIGSHTVRALAEAGEECVLLQRRSPQLPPHLAGLPVHVVQGDVADLDALLAAGKQYPITGIVHLATALPWKTTEADPITGTGRALEAFLNIVRAAQTLGVRRVVTASTIGVYHGAAEGPLTEDQPLSFDYRHVIPTFKKITELLAGHLSRVTDVEIVNARISGTWGPGGHLPDPFFAASTLALAAARRTEPDLSGLLAPPHVEDSLDLLYVKDTGRALALLQLAGELHHSTYNVASGRATSNADVIAAIESAEPGFHFELPSAGARPVTWLDITRLREDTGFEPRYDTAAAAAEYIAWLRAGNER
- a CDS encoding ABC transporter ATP-binding protein; translation: MSTDTTTSQAGTKTGNPAEKPRWLRRLGGYVLRHRRELVIALGAAVLGSACQAVVPLLERQIVDDVILGDKAELWPWLVALLVVAAAAFVFAYQRRYRGGRVALAVQYDLRNEMHAHLQRMDFTNLDRMPTGQLVARATSDSALVQGLLGLLPILSGNILLLLLSLGVMLVLSPLLALVSLVVVPLLLVVSYRMRLRIFPATWAAQQREGDLVQIVDEDVNGVRVVKAFGQEDRELKRVADTAGDLYGTQLRAVRLQARFQPLLQAIPSLGQVAILVFGGWLALRHELSLGTFLAFSTYVGQMMAPARQLAAVLSIGQQARAGVERIFQLLDLPPAIADPPDAVELPPARGEIRFDNVHFGYSGDAEVLRGFDLHIGAGERVALIGPSGSGKTTATMLVSRFHDPGSGAVLVDGHDVRSLKLQSLRSQVGVVFEESFLFSDSIRANIAYGRPGATDEEVIAAAEVAEAHGFVSALPQGYNTVVGERGLSLSGGQRQRIALARAILTDPRILVLDDATSAVDANTEESINASLRTVLSGRTTLLVAHRRSTLHLADRVVVLDGGVVADQGTHEELLKRSALYRSLLTGLDEAAAEKVGDRIEALSTITESAWQTPAPQGNGQRLATANTHAPSLGAGLGGSAGGSWRSALPPTPELLARVDELKPIRDFADVDLAEESKQQRGFSLGTILRQFRLPLLFGLLLVVADAVASVVGPVFVKTGIDNGVLQGSQVVLFTASGLFLVITLAALLDEVAETFVTGRTAQRVMLSLRIRIWAQLQRLSLDYYEREMAGRIMTRMTTDVDQFESLIENGLLSALVALVTFAGVGVTLVVVNPELGLCTLAVVVPLAIATVIFRRRAAKLYDVARDRVAIVNADFQESLSGVRESQAFAHEDETVRRFRRLGRDYLDSRFSAQRLAATYFPFVQFLSAGADAIVLGVGAGMIHSGHLTAGALIAFILYIDLFFSPIQQLSQVFDSWLQTRISVSRIAELMRLETLTPPAATPLDPGRLRGEITFSDVRFSYPAAPARPTGERRGPADPRLMAGSLAPGAKPPEALREVDLTIAAGETVALVGETGAGKSTVIKLLSRFYDPDSGAVRVDGHDLRSLDLAGYRGQLGYVPQEAFLFTGTVRDNIAYGRADATDAEVEAAARAVGAHDFVASLSGGYRHEIAERGRSLSAGQRQLLALARAQLVDPAILLLDEATSNLDLAAEARVAEAMQTLAHGRTTIVIAHRLQTARAADRIVVLDRGRVAEIGSHDELLARDGRYAGMWQAFELLSGGRG
- a CDS encoding MarR family winged helix-turn-helix transcriptional regulator — encoded protein: MTITPPPETTAVLAVRALARASRVLERSSADLNLAHYRVLSAIASGDERASRVAQRLALGRPAISAAVDALTKRGLLVRGEVDGDQRATALSLTPSGEELLARTEAEMVERVTGLAARTPDGAQLLETLVRLGSAIDEVMAEKAETKTMTQPR